The nucleotide sequence ccggtaacttagctagttaccacaaacacctctctcttcattaaatatgtgccacataagcaaagttgtattggagtgtgtgatgttactcctaagttcctccccattgtgaccagaCTAAGCTCTAATAAGGCACCATATGCGTGTTGACTTGTTCTGATCCACATGTGAGGAATTATATGAGGTGGAAGTGCGGAGTGCCATGTGGACGCATTAGGTCGTGTTCGAGTACAATTAATTAGCTGAAGAAATGGGCTAGAATTCCAGCACACAACAGCTTGCGCGACTAATAATTATAATCCACCTATCTCTATCTGTATAAGCTATAACAATTGTCCCTGACGACGTGCTGTGCATCACAGAGCTTCTCATCCACCAAATTAACCACCAACTTAATTAACCCTCAACGAGCAATATACTCTGCCAAGCATGCAGAACATTCAAGAAACCTAAATTACCAGTATGTTTTGCTTTTCCTATCGTGCAAGTAACCACCTTCGAGAAAATTCTCACACGTGTCTGAGACAAATGGCAAAGGGTTGCCAAAACGCCAAGGCTGCTTTGCTGACCTGATCCCCGGCGAAGTCGACGAGCAGGCCGACCTTGCTCTGCAGGTCCTGGCCGCCGCTGAGCCGGACGCCGTGCCGCACCAGCTGCAGCGTGGTGTAGATGAACGCGAGCAGCCCGACGGCGACGATGTACCTGACGAGCCAGCCGCCAACACGTACGCACCAAATGTTAGTTGACTACGCTCACACGCCACGCAACCACCGCGCACGACACAGGCAATGGCCGGAGGAGGCGCACCTGTACTCCTCGTAGTGGTCGAACTGCCTCCAGTCGCCGTGCTCGTTGGCGACCATGACGAGGAAGGCGAGCAGGGAGAACGCCCACGCCGCAGCCCGCAGCGCCGACCCGGATTTGTCCAGGAGGTCCTGACGCCGCCAGCGGCCGACGATCGCGCCCACCGCGCCTCCTCCGCCGGAGGCTTCGGGCCCCCCTCCAGCCGGCGCTCCGGCCTTCTCCACGTCGACGGcgggggcgtcggccatggcgtgcgCGCTGGTGGTGGGAACGAACGTACGCGAGGCTTCTTGGGATTTGGAGTGGAGATATGGAATGGAATTGGTTCAGTTCAGTTGGATGGATCAGTTAAACGATCGGTTTGGTGCCTTCTGGCAAGTTTATTATACAGCGAGGCGAGGAGAGCAGTGCGCGCCATTTTGGGCCGGCAAAGGATCTTCTGCGCCACCGTGTGAGCCAGGTTACATCAAGAAAATGCAACACAAAGCTTGCCTTGAGGTTTCAGTCATATGCTGATATGCGCCATCAGTCGTGGCCCATATACATGTATAAAATGTTGCCGTGGTCGACGAGACAAACAAGTCATAATGCGTTACCTACAACTTCACACACATGCCCCCGAAGTATTAAGATCTTTTTTTAGAACATCAGCACTTTATGATGGATGCACGTAAAGAGGTGGCATTGTATGGCGCCGTGGTGGCGCCGATTGCAGCCTGGCAAAGTCGGTGCATCGgtacctgctctgaagatggattggtggaagaCGGTGGCGGCGAGCTCTGTAGCGTGCGCATGCGGTGATCACTGAGAGTGCGCGGGAtcggtgtgtgccccagacccgacaATGTGGTTTGCTTGGGGCCT is from Triticum aestivum cultivar Chinese Spring chromosome 1B, IWGSC CS RefSeq v2.1, whole genome shotgun sequence and encodes:
- the LOC123091644 gene encoding CASP-like protein 4B4, with the protein product MADAPAVDVEKAGAPAGGGPEASGGGGAVGAIVGRWRRQDLLDKSGSALRAAAWAFSLLAFLVMVANEHGDWRQFDHYEEYRYIVAVGLLAFIYTTLQLVRHGVRLSGGQDLQSKVGLLVDFAGDQVTAYLLMSALSAAIPITNRMREGSDNVFTDSSAASISMAFFAFVCLALSALISGFKLSKQTYI